The sequence below is a genomic window from Lytechinus variegatus isolate NC3 chromosome 3, Lvar_3.0, whole genome shotgun sequence.
cTTTTTTAACAAAAGTCTTGACAAAGAGACAAGAAAGTTTtgtatgattataattattatgttccTTAGAATATCAATAATATGCATCCTCTTTGCACTTCAATTTGCATGATATATTGCTCacagaaaacaaaacaacactGGAGATGTTATAAACATACATGAACCATAAATTTAACctaacaaattattttcaaatatttttttattcttctacaGTAGAAAACAGCCCTATATTTCATGAAACGGATTCCTTTGGGCTTCATTATAATATGTTTAGGAAGCCCTGACTTTGATTTTGCAAGGAATCACTTGCTGGTCTTTCTTTGGGGGCGGGGGCGGCAGCATGCAGCAAGGCCCGGACCCAAAACCACACTTCTCACAGAGAAGACACTTGTGTGGCGGTGTTGATTTTGTTTCCTCATCTGTCTTAGGGACCCTAAATATTCCCTTATGGCACCTCTCCATGCTGTAAAAATATGAGATAAAAATACAAGATAAActgtcatatcaattctaaatAAGCCTATCAGTTATCTTGGACCCCTCAAGGGGGAGGGGCGAAAAAGAGAgggaaggtgggggggggggaagaagaCGAAGAGTCTAGAAATAAGAGATTTGCATGATCTGAGACGCGTAACTTTACAATAACCCTATAATTCCGTAGGGTAACATGACGTAACATTAAGgccatctccccccccccccctcccccgccctCCTGTTAGAGCACTATTGCCACGTCCCTGCCTGCAATCATTAGATTGTTCACATTCAGAAAGATCAGTGAATATGACAATACCAACGTCAAAATTTGTCGGGTTTGTGAATACATAGACCTATACACTATTAGAAAAAAGGGGCCGCGGaagtggtggtggggggggggggttaatcccccatttttttccaaaaccgtaaacaaaaattgaaaatgtccatagattgtgaatttttttttgcatagtcAGCCCCCACTTTAAAAACCGTTCCGCTGCCCCTGAAAAAGGTGCAAATTTGAACCCGTTTGTCCAGTATTATTTTGAAACGCTCGAGAAAAGGGTTTCCCAAAAAGGTTCTTTACGTGCTCAAGAACCTTTAAGGGTAACAAATTGGCTGTTTAAGGTAATTTAGAACCTTTAAATGAACCTTTAACGGTTCAAAATACCATGAATAAGGGACAATCATGAAACCCTCGAATAACCACTTTTTTACGATTTATATGGTGGGTTTCATTAGTAAATCTGACATTTTATTTACGAACTACATTTACAAGTCAATAGCACCTCGAAGGTCCCCTTTCtctgaaaacaacaacaaaaaattatttaatactAAACTAACAAAAACAGATTCCGTGTAAAGTGTGAAAGGTTTTATTACGATGTTACTTTGTACTGTATAAGTGCTCtgttaatgaatatttttatttttgttgttgttgttattattattattatcgttgtTATCATTATACAACCAACTGTTGTTAACTATCAACAATTCGATTTTCCTTCCAATTATCTAAGATGGTATAACGTAGGCCTACCTCTCAATTGCATATCTTGTCCTTTTTCTGAATTCTTCTTCTGGCATCTTCATCTTGCATAATAAGTCGCACCTTGAGCATTTCTGACGCCATCgctaaaaaaacaattaaaaaatgtaatagtgccagaaataatttgatatcaagcATGACGACGAGAATATTACAAACAGTAACCGGATTACTTAATACATTTAGTTCAATACAGAGAAGAGAAAATATTGTTATGGCCAAAAAAGATTACTTGCTAAAATTCTTAAAAGTTATAATGGTGCTTCAATCATGTCGTTCTTAACTCTTCTAAACATTCAAACTTGACTTGCCCCATCTAAGTCCCTAAGTTTAGCTTATTCAAAGCAGTGCTGCATCgatagtccagattggaccttggtGTTTGGGAGTTCTCTTTCCTAAAGCTAGAGGGCAATATGACTCCCACTTTCTAATCGGCgccaatccactcatcttcACTTACTCACCAAGTACAtatagtgccttgatgctcggccttatgatttaaaaaaaaaaatctttttctaTCGTAATCATAATACCTTTGCCTTCGCCTTGGTCTTGGGTCTCCACGAATTGGTTATTCATTGCCTTGGAAGTTAAAGCTATGCCTTGAACTTGATGTACAACTTTGATTCAGAGTTCAAGAAAACGATCAAGCGTGGGAGCGAATCGACCATGTCGACTGGATATTACGCGAGCGTTTTTGTTGCATAACAAATGTCAGTAAATGCTTAACTGATCTGGTTCACAATTTTCGTggaatttcttttaaaaattcaatacaaaatataattttcgaAAATTCTTATTTTTGGAGTGGACAGTGGTATGACCATGGCATCTATAATGAATTAGAGGAGCAGGGATAGGAAGCGGGCGAGGGGGGGCTCCACTTTTTTCAGTAAACGTAAAAATCTTATTGCGATCTCTTTTGGGGGGATGCTAAGTCTACTTTCAACTCAACCCCCATTAAAAAAGAACCGTTCCGCCGCCCCTGCGTAATCAAAGTGGCAAACAATGTgatatgaattttgttttacttactACCAAAGAGTCAGGAGTTTTGAAGTTGATAGTGATATGCGTGTAGATACTTGTCCAATTGCGCTTACACTTGTAGCAGAAACCCAACCCCTTACCACGGACATCTCGCTTGCAGAACTTTTCGGATATCAGGGCGACTCGCAAAGGCTGTCTCCTCTCCCATTGGGCGATCTCGTCTCTTATCAATGCAGGGTAGTCTAACctggtgaaattatttttaaaaatcacagTTGGAATTTAAAGAACCAcgaagaccattgaaagatccaTCAAGAACCGTGAAAGACCtcggagatctttgaaagttgtcgcacgcaccacgaaccgtcctctccagatagatacagtgcgctatcgcgcctcgcgatttcaccacgaaccatcctctctgttacgatgcccaccgTGGCGTTAATAATtcactttaagaaaatataaagatacgggataaaactttggaacctgaccTATCGAATGAAGACACcagtaaataatttgctcttcttttaggtgcacttattgctggttttaaaatagcttttctttaaatgcgttttctgcaaaactaAAGCCatcctgacacttgcacgattttgtgtcacgcattggcacgactcaagtcgtgccagtgcgtaaactagtcgtgaactggcgtgaagtgtgcgtaaacacgtcgtgacacatcgtgactgcgtgccatgtcgggacgagaattttgaaatgttcaaaattttggtcacgacaaaatttagcgaccgggtcgtgaactatgcgcaaactgttcgtgaactcgtcgggacgatgcgggaggatgcgtgccagtgcgtggcagtgcgcgccatgccacgactgtcacgaatagttcacgaacaactcacgtcgtgttcacgaatagttcagcacgacaccgtccgaattgcgcaaactcgtcgtgccagttcgtgtcaatgtggacactgacgggcacgcattcgtgaactattcgtgaactcgtcgtgaacttgtcgtgaactgtgcgtgaacaagtcgtaaacagtgcgggagcctcccagttgGTGCCCCCAAAATGGCagacttgccacgacaaaatcgtggccaaaagtcg
It includes:
- the LOC121412077 gene encoding uncharacterized protein LOC121412077 codes for the protein MYRAAALKATKGLDYPALIRDEIAQWERRQPLRVALISEKFCKRDVRGKGLGFCYKCKRNWTSIYTHITINFKTPDSLVRWRQKCSRCDLLCKMKMPEEEFRKRTRYAIESMERCHKGIFRVPKTDEETKSTPPHKCLLCEKCGFGSGPCCMLPPPPPKKDQQVIPCKIKVRAS